GCTCGACCTTACGACTTATATCTCGGCCGGCTTTGTTATCGTAGTAAGCTTTGCAGCTTCCAAGATGCTCTTCTCGGAGCTTCAGGTCTATGAAGTATTTAAGTGCGGATGGGCATCCCCATGGATCGCATCATTGCTCGGTATCATAAGCGGTGTTGCTATCGGTAAGATCACCGAATATTATACGGGTACTGATTTTAATCCCGTTAAGAGACTTGCCCAGATGGCTACTGAGGGTGAGGCTTTCGTAGTTACGAAAGGTGATGCCATCGGTTCGAGGTCATGCCTTCTTCCTATCGGTACGATATGTCTTGCGCTCGTTCTTTCGGGTATCCTTTGCGGAATATACGGTATCGCCGTAGCCGCACTCGGAATGCTCAGCTTTGTAGGTACTACGGTGTCTATCGATGCATTTGGCCCTATAGCAGACAATGCAGGAGGTATTGCAGAGAGCTGTCACCTCGGTGAAGATATCAGAGTCATTACCGATAAGCTCGACGCGGTAGGTAACACGACAGCTGCTATCGGTAAGGGGTTTGCCATTGGTTCTGCGGCTTTTGCGACAGTTTCTCTCATATTCTCATACGTAGGCAGTTATTCGGAGGGACTTCCTGATCTTAATATCGCAGGCTATATCGTCATCGCAGGTGCTATCTTTGGTGCGGCGATTATCGAGTTCTTTATAGCGATGCTCTCTGATAATACTATCGACGCAGCCTATAAGATGGCAGATGAAGGCGACAGGCAGCTGTCTATCCCCGGCGTTCTCGAAGGTACGGTAAAGCCTGATTATGAGAAAGTAATCAGTATGGCTGCTAATCTTGCGCTCAAGAAGATGATCGCGCCTTCGCTCGTTGCACTTATAGTTCCTGTCATAGGCGGGTTCCTCTTCGGTGTCGAGTTCGTCGGAGGTCTTCTTATCGGAGCAACGATCGTTGCTATCCCGAGAGCAATTTTCATGGGCAACTCGGGCGGCGCTTTCGATAATGCGAAGAAGTACATAGAGTCCGGTATGCTCGAAGGTCACGGCAAGGGATCTTCGGCGCATAAGGCTGCAGTCGCAGGCGATACGATAGGTGATACTCGAAAGGATGTCGTAGGTGTAGCACTTGATATCGCCATCAAGCTCATGTCGACCGTAGCGGTCACACTAGTACCTCTTTTCCTGGCATTTCATATATTCTGATCACAGATATATCAAGCGGGTTGTGACGGAGCGGATCTTTATTATCGGATCCGCTTCGTTGCGTTATAAACCATTTTTACCCAGAAGTTGTAATCACTATGACATTATTCTGCGGTATTATATCTGTTAAAATAAAATATATTATAATATGCACGGAATGGACTAATATGGATTTTGAGTACGCAAACGACGGCTTTTTGCCGTATGAGTCATTTGATTACATATATAAGGACAGGAAGCTTCCGGAGTTCGGCGAAGTAGAATCGCCCTATCTTCGTGAGATCCAGACCTGGAAATTCTTCCTTGCAAACGGTGAGGGAGAGGTTCCTTTTGGATTTGAGTCTGCTTCTTACGATGATTCTGACTGGGATCTTATCAACGTACCTTCCACATGGCAGACTGAAGGCTACGGACTTCCTCAGAACCTTCTTTATAATTATCCGGAAGAATTGGAGAAGATCGCCAAGAGAGGCGAAGAATCCATAAGCGATAAGTATCTCGTTCATTCCACCAGTGCCGATTCCGATGAACTCGGTATCTACAGAGCATCCGTTGTATTCTCTCCCGAGGATATCGACAGAGCTCTCTATCTTGAAGTATCCGGAATCTGCGGCAGCTTTAACGTATACCTTAACGGCGAGCTTCAGAGCGAGTCACGTTCTGTTCTTACGCATAAGAGGATCCTCTTATCAGGCAGCGCACGTCCCGGTGTCAATCTCCTTACGATCATCGTCAGCAGATGGGACAGGGATAAGAACGGCAAGATCATCAAGGAACTCATGAACTATGGCTTCAGCGGTATCTTCAGACCGATCTATATCGTTGCTGAGCCGCTCCTCGAGATCAGTAATCTTCATCTGAAGATATCTAACGTTCCCGAGGCTTATGTCGATCAGCTAGCGCTCTCCGATCCTAATTCCAAGGACTTAGTCGTACATAACGAGAATAATAACGGAAAGATCACCAGAGGTAATTATCAGGTGAGGGCAGACTTCAGGATCCGTAACCATACGGACTACATGATGCCTTATGCCGTTAGAGTATCCGTAATGGAGGCGAGGAGCGAATATGATCCTTATAAGCTTCCGTACGCAAAGATAAATATGCAGACAGGTGTTAGCGGTACGATCGACGCCAACAGCGAGACACGCGATACATCCGAGTTCGTTGCTTTGGATGTCGCTCAGTGGACTGATGCTACGCCCGTTCAGTACGATATCATCCTCGAGCTTCTCGATTCCGAGAACAGGATCATCTGCGTTAAGAAGAGAAGATTCGGTTTCAGATCTACCGAAGTTATTCTCGATAAGTTCAATATCAATGATAAGACGCTTCCGTTGAAGCTCGTAAAGTATTACGAGTTTGATCCTCAGGGCGGTATCTCGGTTCCCATGGACAGGTTCCGTCAGGATATCATCCTCATGAAGAGATGCGGTATCAACGGTATCATCAGTCAGGGATTCCCTTTGGGCGAAGATATGCTCAATCTCTGCGATGAGTATGGTATCTATGTTATCGCCTGCGCCGATAAGCGTTATATGGCAGATTATGTTGAGTGCTGCATGAACCATCCTTCGGTCATCATGTGGAGCTTTAATGATTACGGATTCGATGCCGTAGAGTGCGGCAAGGTAAAGAGCAAACTTCAGGTCATCGATGATACGAGACCCTGGTACTGCGCCGCGGATGCCCAGAAGAAGGTATCTGACCTTTCGGCTTTTCCTAACGAAGCCGGTGTTGTATTCGGACCCTGGGAGGATCTTTGCCTCGATCGTAAGTATATCTTCGAGAAGAACAAGATCGGTAAGAATCTCTTTGAGACAGTACCCGGTCGTACGAGATTCCCAGATGACAGCGCTATGTATAAGTGGATCCACCATGCGGATCTTGTAGGCGGTAAGATGAAGGAGAACAGCAGTATCGGTCAGGGTATCGTTGATGCTGATCGTAATCCTCATCCCATCTATATGGATATCAAGAAGCAGTGTCAGGGTATCAGCATCTTTGCTTCTCCTGATGATGCTACGACTCT
The window above is part of the Ruminococcaceae bacterium KH2T8 genome. Proteins encoded here:
- a CDS encoding K(+)-stimulated pyrophosphate-energized sodium pump, which encodes MVYLAVIIVSVCALAFVGYNFFRLKKMEEGNDEMKEIAEIIRRGARTFMREEYKRIVPAILIVAVLISLFIEKTCGLTFILGATMSSLACIIGMRSATYANVRTANTAAKTKDIGRTTQTALRGGSISGLSVPAFGLFGLVLICIITGGVKNDATGTGFLANTVCNPSVMRFTTYSLGCSLVALFNRVAGGNYTKAADISADIVAKIRHDMPEDDSRMPNTIADFIGDNVNDIAGNCSDLLESFVATISACLLIAGTIAAEYNGSEEMFNATAIFPIIIAGAGLFGSLLSIAFALFHKATDKPSRELDLTTYISAGFVIVVSFAASKMLFSELQVYEVFKCGWASPWIASLLGIISGVAIGKITEYYTGTDFNPVKRLAQMATEGEAFVVTKGDAIGSRSCLLPIGTICLALVLSGILCGIYGIAVAALGMLSFVGTTVSIDAFGPIADNAGGIAESCHLGEDIRVITDKLDAVGNTTAAIGKGFAIGSAAFATVSLIFSYVGSYSEGLPDLNIAGYIVIAGAIFGAAIIEFFIAMLSDNTIDAAYKMADEGDRQLSIPGVLEGTVKPDYEKVISMAANLALKKMIAPSLVALIVPVIGGFLFGVEFVGGLLIGATIVAIPRAIFMGNSGGAFDNAKKYIESGMLEGHGKGSSAHKAAVAGDTIGDTRKDVVGVALDIAIKLMSTVAVTLVPLFLAFHIF
- a CDS encoding Beta-galactosidase/beta-glucuronidase, which translates into the protein MDFEYANDGFLPYESFDYIYKDRKLPEFGEVESPYLREIQTWKFFLANGEGEVPFGFESASYDDSDWDLINVPSTWQTEGYGLPQNLLYNYPEELEKIAKRGEESISDKYLVHSTSADSDELGIYRASVVFSPEDIDRALYLEVSGICGSFNVYLNGELQSESRSVLTHKRILLSGSARPGVNLLTIIVSRWDRDKNGKIIKELMNYGFSGIFRPIYIVAEPLLEISNLHLKISNVPEAYVDQLALSDPNSKDLVVHNENNNGKITRGNYQVRADFRIRNHTDYMMPYAVRVSVMEARSEYDPYKLPYAKINMQTGVSGTIDANSETRDTSEFVALDVAQWTDATPVQYDIILELLDSENRIICVKKRRFGFRSTEVILDKFNINDKTLPLKLVKYYEFDPQGGISVPMDRFRQDIILMKRCGINGIISQGFPLGEDMLNLCDEYGIYVIACADKRYMADYVECCMNHPSVIMWSFNDYGFDAVECGKVKSKLQVIDDTRPWYCAADAQKKVSDLSAFPNEAGVVFGPWEDLCLDRKYIFEKNKIGKNLFETVPGRTRFPDDSAMYKWIHHADLVGGKMKENSSIGQGIVDADRNPHPIYMDIKKQCQGISIFASPDDATTLTMRNMHPFAYSPETVLEWKVLLGGNTIMSGKGNINEIEPYGMRTLRFPLNIQKYLEDGWAEGRPELIEMYMSALSHEIVFDISLKLAKDTYYASEGYEVAFYQDVLSAQSGNPAVSSVESGKSASDSAQALIGASVSKYQDKKIVPQIEAPDNDGVLTVMDEMAVPEEIMIADAVNIPDEFVTEETDVTDLINEFSIEALPKALKVGNDDMKITFDRDTGAVCGIKVGDTEFLKGSFMPSFYRCPSNIDRTDRSFVLAKTIFSKESDYEQIQQSIEFAGCSYGLKDGVFTFISRYKSFAMKGEILVAYEVPASDELNITLSFTPKYDMVRYGFRVPVNKDRILCTWYGRGPGESYYDRKNATRLGVYAAGVDKIYHPYARPSENSSHCDTEAMQLSSADGDLIRFKRAGELDSNNEAPKFEFTVLPFTPEQMNESLHEELLMQNDFCELFLDFCTKEIERTSTNSTSLPLKKNVAYKETFKVKFIGRNG